From Flaviflexus ciconiae:
AAACGTTCCACCGGCGAGTTCAGTGCGCCGTCCGGCGAATACAGTAGTGGGGGATGGACACCGGCCCGGCCGGCACGCTCACCGGGTGCTAACCCCGGGCAACCCGGAGCGCAACGAACCCAGGGGCAACGGTTACCGGCTACCGGCAACCCTGCGGGCCACCCGGCGCCGCAGCAGTACGCGCAGGGCACGGGACCTCGCACCGGGGGAGCACCGTACTGGTCCAGCCCAAGCGCACCGTCTGGCCCCACGGCGGCCTCCGGGCCGAGCGCTACCTCCGGTCCAAGTATCGGTGGCCCGAACCCCAATTACGCCCAGCACCTGCAAGCCTTCCCCGGCAGGGTCAGCCATCGAGCGAACCGGGATCGGGAATCTCCCATTGGCGCAATAGGCGGCCTGTTTGCACTGCTGGGAACATGTCTCGCACTGATCGCGCCCTTCACGACTCTTATCAACCAGCCCGATGCAATCAGCCTGTGGGGAGCCACCTATGGCTCGGAGAACTCCTACATTGTTTTCGCGGGCGCTGCCGTCGGCATTGCCGGTGCGGTTCTTCTCCTGCTTTCCCTCAAGAGCAAACGCAAAGCCACGATCGGTGGCTTTGCTGGAATAGTGGCAGGTTTCGTAATTGGTGCCATTACGGCCTATTTGGTGACAAACTCAGACCATAGGGATGTCATCGCACAGGGCGGAACCTTTGGACCGGGAGTCTGGCTGCTGATCTTCGCGGCCTGCTGCCTGCTCATTGGTGGAATTCTGGGCCTGGCACGCGGAACAGTCACCTCGGAAGGAACACAGTGACACACATCGGGACACCAGCGGTTGAGAAGATGAGAGCCGCCGGGCTCGACGAGCTCGCTATCCGGGTTTTTGAACAGAATATTGAAACGGTCGCCAGGGGAGAAGTGGGCTATATCCGCGAACGCGACATTGAACCCCTCACCAATATTGACGAATTCACGGGCGAGGGGTCCGTAGGCTCCGCCATCGCCCACACCGCTGTCATTAAGCTCAACGGCGGCCTCGGCACATCCATGGGGCTCCAGGCCGCGAAGTCTCTTTTGCCGGTGACTCCCGACAAGACTTTCCTCGACATCATCGTTAGCCAGGTCATGTCGGTCCGCAAGGAACATAATGTTGAGCTTCCGCTTATTTTTATGAATTCCTTCCGCACCGATGAGGACACTCTCGACTACCTGTCCCGGTACGAGGATCTGGCAACCCCCGGAATCCCGCTCTCTTTTATCCAGAATCGCGTTCCGAAACTCCGACGAGACGATCTGAGCCCGGTTGAGTGGGAGAAGAACCCGGAGCTCGAATGGACACCACCCGGTCACGGTGACCTCTACACGGCCCTTCCCGGCTCCGGCATGCTCGCCACGCTCATTGACCGCGGCTTCCGCTACGCCATGGTGACCAACTCCGACAACCTCGGCTCCTATCCGGACCCGGTCCTGGCACAGTGGTTCGCGGATTCCGGCGCCCCGTTCGCAATGGAAGTGTGTAGGCGCGAGCCGAGCGACCGCAAGGGTGGGCACCTGGCACGGCGCATATCGGACGGCAAGATTATTCTCCGCGAAGTAGCGCAAACCTCGCCGGATGATGTTGACGCCTTCCAGGACATTGACCGTCACCGCTACTTCAACACCAACACCCTGTGGCTTGATCTTGAAGCACTCGCTGTTGAGCTTGCTTGCAACGATGGTTACCTTGGTCTTCCCGTTATCCGAAATGCCAAACTCGTTGACCCAACCGACCCAACCTCCACCGGGGTGTATCAGTTGGAGACCGGTATGGGATCCGCCATCGAGATTTTCGACGGCTCGGTAGCGATCACGGTGGGACGGGATCGGTTCATGCCCGTGAAGACGACAAATGATCTTCTTCTGCTACGCTCCGATGTTTACGATATCGACGACAGCGGCCACATCGTGAAGACCGTCGATAAGGCACCCCTGGTCAAGCTCGACCCGGCCTACTTTGCCCACATGGACCAGTTTGATAAGCGCTGTCAGCATGTTCCTTCCTTAGCGGGAGCGACAAGCCTGACCGTTCATGGCGACTACACCTTCGAAGAGGGAACCGTAGCTACGGGCGATGCCGTGTTTGGTGAGGAAAGCTAAGCAACGGTGAATTAGAGCCAACGGCGGGCTGGTCGACCGGCCCGCCCACACAATTAGCGTGACTAGCCAGGCTAATGACCATGCGCAGCAGGGCGGATACGCCGGCGATTCCGGGAGTATCCGGATTGGTGCCCGAAGAAAACTTGTTTCTGAGAAAAAGAAAACGGCGAGAACCTTTCGGTATCTCGCCGTTTCCGACTGTGCGCGGAGAGGGACTTGAACCCTCACCCACTATACGTGGACTAGCACCTCAAGCTAGCGCGTCTGCCTATTCCGCCACCCGCGCAGGTGGCCCGGCCTTCGCCGAAGCAACGAATAAGAATTTATCACGACCCGGACGAGGTTAGCCAATTTCGCGGACGTTTTTTGGTGTGACGTCGCTCGCTGACAACTTTTTGTTGCTGAATGCTGTCACTTTCGGACGGTGGTGGGATGGCCGAGCCTGGAATATCGATCAGGGACGTGAACGAGTAATCTGGAAGGCATGCAGCCAGTTACTCTGACGACCGATCGTCTTCGCCTTGAGATCCCGACCGCCGAGCTTGTCGCCGAGGTGACGAGGATCTGCAACGATCCGGAGATACAGAAGTGGACGACGGTCCCGCATGGTTACACAGAGGAGCATGCGACCGAGTTCCTCGGCAACGCTCAATCCCTGTGGGAGAACGATAAGCCGATCTGGGCGATCTTCGCGGGTACTGAGCTCGTTGGCATGATTGACCTGCAAATGCCGGTCGGGCAGAACCTGAGGACCGCTGTTGGGTATTGGGCGGCTCCTGAGTACCGCGGCAATGGTTATCTGACCGAGGCTGTGCGAGCAGTCTGTTCGTTCGCTTTCGAGCAGGGGTGTATTGCTGTGGGATGGGCGTGCGAGGTGGATGGAACCGATATCAACTGGGCGAGCGCCAAGGTGGCCTGGAAGGTTGGCTTCCAGTTCGAGGGAATCAGGCGTGCCGCCATGTACGACAAGGGCAAGATTCGTGACTGCCTCGTGGGGACGCTGACTGCTGAGGATCCCATGGAGCCCCAGGGGCCCTGGATTGGCCCCTCCAAGGGTCGCCGCGCCGTCATGAACTCACGTGACCCGGAGGCACTTGTCCGGGAGTTCCACGAGACGTATGCGATGCCGATCGCAACCGATGGGCCGAACGTTGATCGGGAACGCACCCACATGCGCATGGCCCTGATTGCTGAGGAGTTCCACGAGCTTGTTACGGCCGTTTACGGCGAGTCCTCCGGTCAGATCGTCGCTGGAGCCTACGAGACTGCAGTTGAGGCGGACGATGGCACTCGCGACACCGTGGAGACTGCGGACGCTCTCGCAGACCTGGTCTACGTGATCTACGGGATGGCACTCGAGTCCGGTATCCCGCTCGAAGACGTGCTCCGTGAGGTACAGGCCGCTAATTTGTCGAAGCTGGGCGCGGACGGCAAGCCGATCTATCGTGAGGACGGCAAGGTCCTGAAGGGGCCCGACTATTTCCGTCCCCGGATCGACAGGGTTCTAGGCCTCGAAAAGTAGGTTCTCTCGAAAAGTGGATCGGGAACGACTGCTGACGAGCAGCAACTGAACGCCACGGACCCCGGTAGCTCACGCGACCGGGGTCCACTTCTTGATGTGTTCGCTTCGGCGAAAGCTTGCGGGCTAGAATTCCCACGTCCATCCCGACCCGTCGACTCCCCACGGGTTGTAGACGAGGTAACCGTGGTCGAGGCTCGTGTCGAGCGCAATGAGCCCGGATGCTGTCTCACCGGGGTTGATGAATGGGGCCGGCTGGTCTTCGAGGGCAAAGCACTCGTAGGAGGCGACGGTGATGACGTCGGCCTGAATGACTCCGTTCAGGTCTGTCAGGTAGAAGGCGTCGGGAGCAATTGTCAGGAACGGTTCCTCCCCGTCGTCCAAGTACTCCGAGTAGTCTTCTGACATTTCGGCCGAGATATCGAAGACAAGGAAGTCCTCGCCCTCGGGCTCTACGTCAACGGGATCGATACGTGAGGGGCATGTGTCAGCGTGTTCGATTGAGTTCACCGTGAGGGTGAAGATTGCTTCGTCGCCGCCGCCGGCCAGCCCGATAGGTTCGCCAAGCTCTCCCTGGACGTCGCCGGTGTCGGTGACTTCCGGGGTCTCCTCCGTTTGAATATCGTTGCCGCCGGTCTCCGGCTTGTTCGTGGCAACCGGGATGGGGTCAACGGATGGATCCCGGTCAGCATCAGCCCCGCTGGAGCAGGCTGCGATAAGTGCGAGTGCCGCGGCTCCACCGATAAGTTTAGAAGCGCGTGATATCACCGGAAATCACCTTCGTTCCGTAGTTCTTTGCGTAGCTTTCACGCCACGGCGTGGCGACGTAGACCCAGGCGTTCTTGTCGTGGGCCGTGCGTTCCTTTTGTCTGATGTAGTTCATTTTGTTGGGATCCCCTCCCGGGGTGTAGCCCTCCCAGTCATCCATGCGCCGCACTTCGGCGGTATAGGTTTCTTGCGGGAAGAACAGCATTTCACCGGTTAGCCCGGTCTTGCCCGGCACCGCCCAGGGCCACACCGGATAGGACGGGTAGGGGTGGTCGGTTACCCACAGTTCGAGCAACCCGGCACGGCTGAGGACGTTGAGATTGAATCGTCCCTGGACAACGTGATGTGCGGGTTGACCGGTGCGGAGCGTTCCGTAAACCATGACCGGTACCTGGCGGGGAAGCGGTGGCTCCTTGGGCGGCTCCGGCTCTTCGGGTTCCTCCGGGGGATCGGGCTCAACGGGCTTGCGGTGCACACCGGGCGTGTCCGTGGCATCCCCGTCCCAGTCACCGACAATCGCGGAGTCCTGCTCCCGACCGTACTTAATGACGGTCTGAGCAGGCCCCGACTCGAAGTCGTTCCTGATGTGCCATTCGATGCCGCGACGGACAGCAAATGTGTCTTGTCCGTCCCCATCCCAGTCGCCAACCTGGATCTCGTCACCATCGCGACCGTACTTGAACTCGTGGTCGGCAATGCCACCCGAGATCTCGTTCTTCACAAAGAAGGTGTGCCCCCGGCGGACAGCAAGGGTGTCGACACCGTCGCCATCCCAGTCGCCAACGAACACGTCGTCATCGGTGCGGCCGTACTTGAAGGTGACGTCGGGATCGCCGGACGTCAGGGAGTTGCGTAGGAAGAATTCGTGGCCCCGACGCGCACCGACCGTGTCGATACTGTCGCCATCCCAATCCCCAATGAGGAACTCATCGTCCCTGTGGCCGAACATGAGCCAGATATCGCGGTTGCCACCGGAGTTGGTGTTGCGGAGGTAGAAGTGCTGATCGCGGCGGACGCCAACGGTGTCGACACCGTCGCCGTCCCAGTCGCCGACAACCGGATGGTCGGTCGGCTTTCCGTACGTGAACTCAATGTCGGCATTGCCACCCTCCCACGAGTTATTGAGGAAGAAGTTGTGGTTATCGTCCGCGAGGAGTGACGTAAGCGGCGCGGCAGTGTCGTCGACAGGGACAGCATCTCGCGCCTCATCGTAGGGCCGAGCGTAGCTGTCGGGGGCTTCGGCGTCATCGCCGTCGTCCGCGACGGTTATGGGGCCGGCGATCATGATGGCCGAGACCGTTGCGGCTGTGAGCGCCATCAGCGGTGCTCGTCGAATGCGGGGATATCGTCGTATTCCTGGCATGCCATTCCTCGTGGGTTGTGCCTCTGGCAGGGTTGCTCACCCGGTCCCGGGATCATCCGGGACCGTTGGTGTGTTTCATATAACAGATGCTAGTGGCAATGCCACCGGCTCGCGACCGGCGAGGGCCGTGCTGAGATCATGGTAGTTGAGAGTTGACGTCGGGGCATCGCGAATAGTGCCGTCATGGCACCGCAAAGTAGTTCAGCGTTGATGATTATTGCTCTGGCGTGGACGTTGGTTCGCCAGCGATCGCCGAATGTGCATATGCCACATTGTGAGGTGCAGTCACCAGCCACGTGCGACAGATGCCTTACCTGTGAGGCACGGGAGAACGTCAGATAGGTGATCCAGCAACGTGGCGTGAGCAGGGGAGGGTGCTGCCACGAGCGGACCTGCTTGCTGGAAAGGGGCCGGCCCCGGCCGTTCGTGTGAACAGCCGGGGCCGGGTTATCGGAGTGTTACTCGCTGGAGTGCTCCTTAGCGGCGCAGACCAACAGAGTCGATGCCGTCGCCGTTCCAGTCACCGACGAGGACCTCATCGCTGTCACGTCCAAGGACGAACGAGCGATCAGCCGAGCCGGAGGACAGGGAGTTGGAGACGTAGAAGGTGTCACCGCGACGCAGTGCAACGGTGTCCTTCAGGTCGCCATCCCAGTCGCCAACGAGAACCGTGTCGGACTCGTGGCCGAAGTGGAACGTGTCTTCGGCGTTGCCACCGACGAGCGAGTTCTGGACGTAGAACGAGTTGCCACGACGTACCGCGAAGGTATCGTAGCCATCGCCGTCCCAGTCGCCAGCGAACAGGTCATCGCCTACGCGACCGTACTTGAACTCAACCTCGGCGTTGCCACCGATGAGCTCGTTCTGGGCGTAGATGGTGACACCGCGGCGGACCGCGAACGTGTCGTAGCCATCAGCGTTCCAGTCGCCGACGAGGATCTCGTCACCGTCACGGCCGAACTTGAACTCAACCTCGGCGTTGCCACCGATGAGCTGGTTCTGGACGTAGAAGGTGTGGCCGCGGCGAACACCAATGGTGTCAACACCGTCAGCGTCCCAGTCACCGACGAAGACCTCATCGCCGTCGCGACCGTACATGAAGTAGTGGTCAGCAGCCGACTCGAAGTCGTTGTAGAGGAAGAAGCCCTTGTCGGCTTCCTCATCGATGGAGCCGTCGCCCGGGCCCTCGCCCGGTACGCCGTCACGGTCGATAGTGAAGGCCGGGGAGGTCCAGACCTCGACGTGGTCGGGGTTGTCGATGGAGCCGAGGCCCTTGACCGCGGTGACCTCGATGACGTAATCGCCGTCGAGTGCCTTGAGGTACTGCTCGGAATCAGCGGACTTCACGTAGGTGCCGTCCCACTGGTAGACCTGGATGCCGGGGACTGCGCCCTCGCCATCGGACTCGTAAACGACGTTGTAGTCCGGGCTGACCGGATCACCCTTCGTGCCATCAGCGTTGGCGTGGAAAGCCTCGATCTTCATGTAGGAGACCGGGTTCTCGATGTGGAGAACAGCGTACGGGGTGTCGCCGTCTTCCATGGAGTACACGTACTCGTCGTGGCCCCAGCTGTAGTTGCCTTCGCTCACGCATTCGCCGTCAACGAGCTTCGTGCAGTCTTCGAGGACGCCGAGGCCCGGGGTCGAGTAGATCGGCTCGTCAATGAGCTCGCCGACCTCTTCCTCGGTGTAGCCGTAGTCGCGGTAGGTCCACTGCTCCATGAAGGCCAGGTCCGTCTCGTAGTCGCCAGCGAGGCCGCCGTACGAAACGATCGACTGGGTCGTGTAACCGGATGCATCCTCACCGAGGACGACGATCTGGCCGCCGTAGATGCCACCCGCGAAGCCCTCGGGCTCGGTGATGGTGACGTCAACAGTTGCAGTGCCGCCAGCCGGAACGGTCACGGTCTCAGCCGAGAACTCGGTGGTCGCGGCTGCTCCGTAGTAGTTCGGGAGCTGGTTGATGCCAGCCGTGGCGATGCCTGCGAGGTTCACGAACGAGTAGGTGAACTCGACTTCGTCACGGTTGTGGATCGTGAGGGTGTGCGTCTCGGAAGCGCCGGTGTCGTTGTCGTAGAGGTTGATCTGCGACGGCGTCACCTGGGTGCCCCAGAGGTTCGCGAAGATGGCGTTCGGAATGTTGATCATACCGGCACCCTGGCGGTGAACCGGCTCCGGGAATCCAAGATCCGGGTTACCGGACCAGAGGAGCGGATCAGCGGTGTTCTGAAGGCTCGTGAGGACCTGGCTCGGGTTGAGAGCGGGGTTGACCTCAAGGATGAGAGCGGCCGCACCAGCAACGTGCGGAGCTGCCATCGAGGTACCCGACAGCGTTGCGTAACCGGACGGGCCAGCCTCAAGCGGGTATGCCGAGTTGATGAAACCACCCGGTGCAACAACCTGGGGCTTGACCGTGAGGTCAGCCGACAGGCCGTAGGACGAGAAGTCGGAAACAAGACCGCCGGTGGCGATCTCCGAAACTTCGGTCTGGTCCGACCAGGTGAGGGTGACGGGCTCTTCGGCAGCGGCGAGATCAGCGCGGATTGCGTCGCCGTCAGCCATCGAGATGGTCACGGTCGGGATCGTGATCGCGGGATCGCCCTCAACGGTTGCGTTGATGGCACCGGCGACGTTGTTGTCGATGATGACACCGGCTGCACCGGATTCCTGAGCGGCAGCAGCCTTCTCATGGAATGTCGAGTTGCCACGGCGAACGATAACAACCTTGCCCTCTGCATCCTCGATCGGGACAGCGCCCGTCTCGGAACCTGCCGGGTAGGCAATGATCTCGTATTCGGAGTTGTCGGTCGGCGGGTTCGGAGCACCCGTTGAGGACGAGTAAGCAATGTTCTGGTCGTTGACGACGAACACCGGTGCCTCGGAGGCAACGTTGTCGACGGAACCAACAGAAATGACCTTCGAAGCAACGGCCGGTGCGCCACCGGAGAAGACGCCGGACTCGCCCTCGTTGCCCTGCGAGACGGTGACGACGACGCCAGCGTCAACAAGGTTGTCTGCAGCGACAGCGGTCGGGTAGTTCGGCCAGGTCATGAAGCCTGCACCGATCGACATGTTAACGATGTCGGCACCATCGCGTGCCGAGGCCTCCATGGCCTGAAGCATGATGGCGGAGTCGGTCGAACCTTCACAACCGAAGACGCGGTAAGCGAGGATGTTCGCGTCGGGGGCTACGCCGTAGACGCCGGTAACATCGTCGGAGCCTGCCGCAATACCGGCAACGTGCGTGCCGTGGCCTTGGCAGTCATCCGGGTTGGAGTCCGGGGCCGGGACAGGGTTGTAGTTGTCCGCTGCGGGGTTCGCGTTGTAATCATCGCCAACGAAGTCGTAGCCGCCGATGATGCGGGAGCCGTTGCCATTGATCTCGGACCAGGGGGTCGTATCAGCGACGCCGGTTCCGCCGAAGGCGACGTGGTCGATGTCGACACCGGTGTCAATGATCGAAATCGTCTGGCCGTAGCCGGAGACGCCGAGATCCTGTGCGAAGTCGGCACCGGTCATGCCGGCAGCAAATCGCATCTCGGGCTCGGCGCCAAGATCGCGCTGCTCCGGAGCGTCGATGAGAAGGACGGGGAAGACCCCGGCAACATCAACGCGGTCGAGAACCTTTGCGAGTTCGGCATCGTCAGCGGTGACAACCGCGCCGGCCCACAGCTCGCTGTGCGATGCCTTAACCTCGACGTCGAGGTCGGCGATCGCGGACTCAAGCTCGTTGAGGTCAGCATCGACTCGGGCCTGGGTTCCACCATTGACGAGGGGAGCGGAACTGAATGAAACGAACCATTCGCCGGTTGCTCGCGAGCCGTACGCGGAACCGGCAACGGATGCCTGGTTTGCGGACGAGCCGACGAGGACCGACGGATCAGATTCGTAAATGGGATCAGCGCTCGGAGTTGCTGCGGCAGGAACAATGAATGCCCCTAAACCAAGCGCACCTGCACCAAGTGTGGCGATGCAGGCGCGGAGCGTCCTCCGAGAACCAGGAACATGACTGGTCATGTGGTCTCCTCAGTAATTATTTGTGTCTTTCGACGCTTCGCTGCGACGAAGGTCCCTCGATTATGCTGGACCTCATATTTTTTCGCATCCTTTTAGACGTTTTTGAGACAGTTTTCAGATTAAATACAGCAATAAACCGTATTCAGATGGCATAGTTGCTCTAATTGATGTGAACGCTGGACGCGTTAGTCGGGCGTGTGATATACGGCACGGCGTGCCCGTTCTTTTGGGGCACTGGTTCAGTCAAGATCTCGTCAGGAAAGCGTCTTAGCTAGCGGTACTTTGCCGGTTAGCTCTAGATACTCTGCCGGATTGGCCCGGGAGTTACCATGATCCGACGCGTTTTGTAATTTATTTACCCGTCTTCTGCTCGCGTTTCGCCCCACGCACCTTGTAGGGATCCCTGTCTGTTGATGACGGTGGTTGCGGGCCGGGCAGAGCTGCTATCGAAATCTGTTCGTGGATAGGCAAAGACAGTCCTCGTTTTCGAAACCGGCACCCGAGGCGCCCTCGATGGTGGATTTCTGGATTCTGACTGTGGTGCGTGGTGACGGAAGTTGACCGGGTCCTAAGCGCATAGGGAAGGCCCGCGTGGACAGGCTTGGAAAGAGAATTGTTCTGCCGATGTGCGGTCTACGCGGTTGCGAATGGAAAGTATCTGCGTCCGGCGGGCGTTGCAGGCGGATGAGAAACATGTGGTCACGAGCATGGACCTTATGGCGTGGGGTGACAATCCCAGTTACGGTTCACGTATGAACTCCGTTGACCCCGCAGCCATCGATGTGTCGACCGTTGTCGACGTGTGCGCAGACCTTATCCGTATCGATACCCAGAACTTCGGTGACGACCCGAGGACCATGCCGGAACGCCCGGCGGCTGACTACGTTGTCGAATACCTGAAGCGGTACGGCTACGACCCGGTCATTATCGAGTCGAAGCCGGGCCGTGCCAACGTTATTTTGCGGGTCCCGGGATCCGATCCCGAGCTTCCGGCTCTCGTTGTTCACGGGCACCTTGACGTTGTTCCCGCGATCCGGGAGGACTGGACTGTCGACCCGTTTGCGGGAGAGGTTAAGGACGGTTACGTCTGGGGCCGCGGCGCCGTTGACATGAAGAACATGGATGCCATGATCCTCGTCGTCCTGGCCGACATGAAGATCCGTGGTTGGCAGCCGGAGCGGGAACTCATCGTGGCTTTCTTCGCAGATGAGGAAGCGGGAGGCGTGTGGGGCGCGCAGTGGCTCGTCGACCATCATCCGGAGCTGTTTGAGGGCGCTACGGAGGCGATCTCCGAGGTGGGTGGCTACTCCGTCCGCGTGGGAGACGAAACCGTGTACCTTATCCAGACCGGTGAGAAGGGCATGGATTGGTTGACCCTGACGGCGCACGGTCGGCCCGGCCACGGCTCGCAGGTCAACAATGAGAACGCAATTACGAAGCTGGCTTCGGCGATCACCCGAATCGGTGAATGGGATTGGCCGATTCAGCTGACGGACACCGTCTTGACGCTCCTGCTGAAGGTTTCAGAGATCACGGGAGTTCCGTTCTCGGAGGACCCGAAGGACCTTGGTGCCCTCGTCGCTGAACTCGGCCCCGCCGCACCGTTTGTTGGTGCCAC
This genomic window contains:
- a CDS encoding UTP--glucose-1-phosphate uridylyltransferase, coding for MRAAGLDELAIRVFEQNIETVARGEVGYIRERDIEPLTNIDEFTGEGSVGSAIAHTAVIKLNGGLGTSMGLQAAKSLLPVTPDKTFLDIIVSQVMSVRKEHNVELPLIFMNSFRTDEDTLDYLSRYEDLATPGIPLSFIQNRVPKLRRDDLSPVEWEKNPELEWTPPGHGDLYTALPGSGMLATLIDRGFRYAMVTNSDNLGSYPDPVLAQWFADSGAPFAMEVCRREPSDRKGGHLARRISDGKIILREVAQTSPDDVDAFQDIDRHRYFNTNTLWLDLEALAVELACNDGYLGLPVIRNAKLVDPTDPTSTGVYQLETGMGSAIEIFDGSVAITVGRDRFMPVKTTNDLLLLRSDVYDIDDSGHIVKTVDKAPLVKLDPAYFAHMDQFDKRCQHVPSLAGATSLTVHGDYTFEEGTVATGDAVFGEES
- a CDS encoding S8 family serine peptidase; translation: MTSHVPGSRRTLRACIATLGAGALGLGAFIVPAAATPSADPIYESDPSVLVGSSANQASVAGSAYGSRATGEWFVSFSSAPLVNGGTQARVDADLNELESAIADLDVEVKASHSELWAGAVVTADDAELAKVLDRVDVAGVFPVLLIDAPEQRDLGAEPEMRFAAGMTGADFAQDLGVSGYGQTISIIDTGVDIDHVAFGGTGVADTTPWSEINGNGSRIIGGYDFVGDDYNANPAADNYNPVPAPDSNPDDCQGHGTHVAGIAAGSDDVTGVYGVAPDANILAYRVFGCEGSTDSAIMLQAMEASARDGADIVNMSIGAGFMTWPNYPTAVAADNLVDAGVVVTVSQGNEGESGVFSGGAPAVASKVISVGSVDNVASEAPVFVVNDQNIAYSSSTGAPNPPTDNSEYEIIAYPAGSETGAVPIEDAEGKVVIVRRGNSTFHEKAAAAQESGAAGVIIDNNVAGAINATVEGDPAITIPTVTISMADGDAIRADLAAAEEPVTLTWSDQTEVSEIATGGLVSDFSSYGLSADLTVKPQVVAPGGFINSAYPLEAGPSGYATLSGTSMAAPHVAGAAALILEVNPALNPSQVLTSLQNTADPLLWSGNPDLGFPEPVHRQGAGMINIPNAIFANLWGTQVTPSQINLYDNDTGASETHTLTIHNRDEVEFTYSFVNLAGIATAGINQLPNYYGAAATTEFSAETVTVPAGGTATVDVTITEPEGFAGGIYGGQIVVLGEDASGYTTQSIVSYGGLAGDYETDLAFMEQWTYRDYGYTEEEVGELIDEPIYSTPGLGVLEDCTKLVDGECVSEGNYSWGHDEYVYSMEDGDTPYAVLHIENPVSYMKIEAFHANADGTKGDPVSPDYNVVYESDGEGAVPGIQVYQWDGTYVKSADSEQYLKALDGDYVIEVTAVKGLGSIDNPDHVEVWTSPAFTIDRDGVPGEGPGDGSIDEEADKGFFLYNDFESAADHYFMYGRDGDEVFVGDWDADGVDTIGVRRGHTFYVQNQLIGGNAEVEFKFGRDGDEILVGDWNADGYDTFAVRRGVTIYAQNELIGGNAEVEFKYGRVGDDLFAGDWDGDGYDTFAVRRGNSFYVQNSLVGGNAEDTFHFGHESDTVLVGDWDGDLKDTVALRRGDTFYVSNSLSSGSADRSFVLGRDSDEVLVGDWNGDGIDSVGLRR
- a CDS encoding M20/M25/M40 family metallo-hydrolase, coding for MNSVDPAAIDVSTVVDVCADLIRIDTQNFGDDPRTMPERPAADYVVEYLKRYGYDPVIIESKPGRANVILRVPGSDPELPALVVHGHLDVVPAIREDWTVDPFAGEVKDGYVWGRGAVDMKNMDAMILVVLADMKIRGWQPERELIVAFFADEEAGGVWGAQWLVDHHPELFEGATEAISEVGGYSVRVGDETVYLIQTGEKGMDWLTLTAHGRPGHGSQVNNENAITKLASAITRIGEWDWPIQLTDTVLTLLLKVSEITGVPFSEDPKDLGALVAELGPAAPFVGATLSTQANPTRLGGGYKENVIPGSATGAVDMRPLPGTEDEAHAIIEDLAGEGVDVSSIVRTTGFEVSFETEIVERMSQALLAEDPAAIIVPYLMSGGTDNKPLKSLGINGYGFVPMALPADFNFSAMFHGNDERIPVASLEFGTRALARFLAS
- a CDS encoding gamma-glutamylcyclotransferase, producing MALTAATVSAIMIAGPITVADDGDDAEAPDSYARPYDEARDAVPVDDTAAPLTSLLADDNHNFFLNNSWEGGNADIEFTYGKPTDHPVVGDWDGDGVDTVGVRRDQHFYLRNTNSGGNRDIWLMFGHRDDEFLIGDWDGDSIDTVGARRGHEFFLRNSLTSGDPDVTFKYGRTDDDVFVGDWDGDGVDTLAVRRGHTFFVKNEISGGIADHEFKYGRDGDEIQVGDWDGDGQDTFAVRRGIEWHIRNDFESGPAQTVIKYGREQDSAIVGDWDGDATDTPGVHRKPVEPDPPEEPEEPEPPKEPPLPRQVPVMVYGTLRTGQPAHHVVQGRFNLNVLSRAGLLELWVTDHPYPSYPVWPWAVPGKTGLTGEMLFFPQETYTAEVRRMDDWEGYTPGGDPNKMNYIRQKERTAHDKNAWVYVATPWRESYAKNYGTKVISGDITRF
- a CDS encoding GNAT family N-acetyltransferase; translation: MQPVTLTTDRLRLEIPTAELVAEVTRICNDPEIQKWTTVPHGYTEEHATEFLGNAQSLWENDKPIWAIFAGTELVGMIDLQMPVGQNLRTAVGYWAAPEYRGNGYLTEAVRAVCSFAFEQGCIAVGWACEVDGTDINWASAKVAWKVGFQFEGIRRAAMYDKGKIRDCLVGTLTAEDPMEPQGPWIGPSKGRRAVMNSRDPEALVREFHETYAMPIATDGPNVDRERTHMRMALIAEEFHELVTAVYGESSGQIVAGAYETAVEADDGTRDTVETADALADLVYVIYGMALESGIPLEDVLREVQAANLSKLGADGKPIYREDGKVLKGPDYFRPRIDRVLGLEK